The following are encoded in a window of Haemorhous mexicanus isolate bHaeMex1 chromosome 7, bHaeMex1.pri, whole genome shotgun sequence genomic DNA:
- the CUZD1 gene encoding CUB and zona pellucida-like domain-containing protein 1, translated as MQLLRQFLLLPLFAALALSESNSVEFTGVPRCGASLHEPNKALRIELNANANCTWQIQRNANQTIRLVFSHFKFAPSSSCETESIKVFDGPSTASPLLGQVCDDTDAVPVLESSSDSLTFLITTNSVPFTRNFFVYYYFFSPGSRTENCGGELTGPNGTFTSPNYPAPYPHFRYCVWHIQAPKNSKINLEFQDFFLELDRNCQLDFTAVYDGPSTGSGLLGKVCGRAQPTFESSSNMMTVVLSTDDTNSYRGFLAQYSTAPLPGPMEPNTTLTCSSDSMTIVLSKSYLASLGFREAHLQLNDPSCRPVVTDSVIFSFPLASCGTIKKDEGHSITYTNTISLAPAGSIITRQKNIEITAQCRMSNNETLELIYITTNNTIQKLAAAGRYNVSMAFYESDLFSKPIQYSPYYVDLNQTLFAEATLHSTDPNLQVFIDTCTASPQPGFGSLTYDLIRSGCNKDDTVVTYPAFENHGRFKFRAFRFLRSFPSVYLQCDIVICDSNTTNSRCARGCISRQKRAISPYTWKTNTVVGPIRLKRDLRAAQHSESLTEVEAEKTPNLQQYNFYTLAFVVLVSNILIVVAVILKHHKHQVGYSYQNVQSSF; from the exons GGGTGCCTCGCTGTGGGGCTTCACTTCATGAGCCCAACAAAGCATTAAGGATTGAACTAAATGCAAATGCAAACTGCACCTGGCAAATCCAGAGGAATGCAAACCAAACAATTAGGCTTGTTTTCTCCCATTTTAA ATTTGCTCCTTCTTCAAGCTGTGAAACAGAGAGCATCAAAGTGTTTGATGGTCCCTCCACTGCTTCACCTCTCCTTGGACAAGTGTGTGATGACACAGATGCAGTCCCAGTGCTTGAATCATCCTCAGACAGTTTAACTTTTCTCATAACAACCAACTCCGTGCCTTTCACACGAAACTTCTTTGTCTACTACTACTTCTTCTCACCAGGATCCA GAACTGAAAATTGTGGGGGAGAATTAACTGGCCCCAATGGGACATTCACCAGCCCCAACTACCCAGCACCTTACCCTCACTTCAGATACTGTGTCTGGCACATACAAGCACCAAAAAACTCAAAGATAAACTTAGAGTTCCAAGATTTTTT CCTGGAATTGGACAGAAACTGCCAGCTTGACTTCACAGCAGTCTATGATGGCCCCAGCACTGGCTCTGGATTGTTGGGGAAAGTGTGTGGGCGTGCCCAGCCCACATTTGAGTCTTCCTCAAACATGATGACAGTTGTGCTGTCCACAGATGACACCAACTCCTACAGAGGATTTTTGGCTCAGTATTCCACTGctcccctgccaggacccatgGAGCCCAACA CAACCCTTACATGCTCCTCAGACAGCATGACAATTGTTCTGAGCAAGTCTTACCTGGCCTCCCTTGGCTTTAGGGAAGCTCACCTGCAGCTGAATGATCCATCTTGCAGACCAGTTGTGACAGATTCAGTGATTTTCTCCTTCCCATTGGCCAGCTGTGGAACAATTAAAAAG GATGAAGGGCACAGCATCACTTACACCAACACCATCTCcctggctccagctggcagCATCATCACCCGCCAGAAGAACATTGAGATCACTGCTCAGTGCAGGATGAGCAACAATGAAACCCTGGAGCTCATCTACATCACAACAAACAATACCATCCAaaagctggctgctgcaggcaggtaCAACGTCAGCATGGCCTTCTACGAGTCAGACCTGTTCTCCAAGCCCATACAATACTCCCCATACTACGTAGACTTGAACCAAACTCTCTTTGCTGAGGCGACTCTTCATTCCACTGACCCAAATCTCCAGGTGTTCATTGATACCTGCACTGCATCTCCACAGCCTGGTTTTGGATCACTGACATATGACCTAATCAGGAGTGG ctgcaacaAAGATGACACTGTGGTAACCTACCCAGCATTTGAAAACCATGGAAGATTCAAATTTAGGGCCTTCAGGTTCCTGAGGAGCTTCCCATCAGTTTATCTGCAGTGTGACATTGTGATCTGTGACAGCAACACCACCAACTCTCGCTGTGCCAGAGGCTGCATCTCCAGGCAGAAAAGAGCCATCTCTCCCTACACATGGAAAACCAACACTGTGGTGGGTCCTATCCGCCTGAAAAGAGATCTCAGGGCTGCCCAGCACTCAg AATCCCTCACTGAAGTGGAAgctgaaaaaacaccaaacctgCAACAATACAACTTCTACACTCTGGCATTTGTGGTTTTAGTTTCAAACATTCTCATTGTGGTAGCTGTGATACTGAAGCATCACAAACACCAGGTAGGATACAGCTATCAAAATGTCCAGAGCTCATTTTAA
- the C7H10orf88 gene encoding ATPase PAAT — translation MSSGCAVAEEEAEEGGREPRCVSARCSWPCAPPGGLARALCLRRGAGDGEPGGEAVVAERREGGEEPCELRLQCRPGAEMVSVGIVSQARNMEVYVGEEYCGTGRGQSRGTRPAAGETEEVTLYHKYLKFECPASSCRIKLLSFGEKHRVLISKIILEVKAVSAKLATDFPSLGSSIDLDRVQTIMESMGSKLSPGAQQLMDMVRCQQKNSFPLGDKLSWILGRTSDFGGDHAIDGMHSAALQSSLSPPANEPLPVKNHLTSEAVYKDLKITCDLNSELPERGNTLDSERLPTQQNAVDLRNDLKVVGSLQVQQQAGETPNMANPQVLLPFLQNLCTQVNHLRLKDGERHLGKSAVAKEEGVQSAGVEQQPICSYLEKIISKNLDLMEKKLMDYIDCQIQALQTHIDNKMFLLMDLVQNSKPNKISQAHYDSNEGFSNGER, via the exons ATGTCGAGCGGCTGCGCGGTGGCggaggaggaggcggaggaggGAGGCCGGGAGCCGCGCTGCGTGTCGGCGCGGTGCTCCTGGCCCTGCGCGCCGCCGGGCGGCCTGGCCCGGGCGCTGTGCTTGCGGCGGGGTGCGGGGGACGGCGAGCCCGG CGGCGAGGCCGTGGTGGCGGAGCGGCGGGAGGGCGGCGAGGAGCCCTGCGAGCTGCGGCTGCAGTGCCGGCCCGGCGCCGAGATGGTGTCCGTGGGCATCGTGAGCCAGGCCCGGAACATGGAGGTGTACGTGGGCGAGGAGTACTGCGGCACCGGCCGGGGACAGAGCCGCGGCACCCGCCCGGCCGCGGG tgAAACTGAAGAGGTTACTTTATACCACAAGTACCTTAAGTTTGAATGCCCTGCATCCTCCTGTAGAATTAAG CTGCTCTCCTTTGGTGAGAAACACAGAGTACTCATCAGTAAAATAATTCTAGAGGTGAAAGCAGTGTCTGCAAAACTAGCAACTGATTTTCCTTCACTAGGCTCAAGCATAGATCTAGACAGGGTGCAAACTATAATGGAATCCATGGGATCTAAGTTGTCTCCAGGTGCTCAGCAGCTCATGGACATGGTCCGGTGTCAGCAGAAA AACAGTTTCCCTCTTGGAGACAAGCTCAGTTGGATCTTGGGGAGAACTTCTGACTTTGGAGGTGACCATGCAATAGATGGAATGcacagtgcagctctgcagtcatCATTGAGTCCACCAGCCAATGAACCTTTGCCTGTTAAAAATCATTTAACAAGTGAAGCAGTGTATAAAGATCTAAAAATAACTTGTGATCTGAACTCAGAGCTACCTGAAAGAGGGAATACTTTGGATTCTGAAAGACTTCCTACCCAGCAAAATGCAGTAGACCTCAGGAATGATTTGAAAGTCGTGGGATCTCTGCAAGTGCAGCAGCAAGCAGGTGAAACTCCAAATATGGCCAACCCACAGgtgcttcttccttttcttcaaaaCTTGTGCACTCAGGTGAATCACCTTCGGCTCAAGGATGGAGAGAGGCACCTTGGGAAGAGTGCAGTGGCCAAAGAGGAAGGTGTTCAGAGTGCTGG AGTGGAACAACAGCCTATTTGCTCCTATTTGGAAAAGATAATTTCAAAAAACCTGGATCTGATGGAGAAGAAGCTAATGGACTATATTGACTGCCAAATCCAGGCTCTTCAGACACACATAGACAATAAAATGTTTCTCTTGATGGACTTGGTTCAGAactcaaaaccaaacaaaatttcCCAAGCACACTATGATTCTAACGAGGGGTTTTCTAATGGAGAGAGATAG